A single window of Paenibacillus sp. FSL H8-0537 DNA harbors:
- a CDS encoding dipicolinate synthase subunit B — MNWSGLTVGYALSGSHCTFAEVMPQIQRFVDAGANVVPIVSQTIMTTDTRFGTSEQWQTQLKAITGNEIISTIVQAEPLGPSKLIDVLLIAPCTGNTTSRLANAQTDSAVLMASKSQMRNGRPIVIAISTNDGLGLNLANIAKLIVTKNIYFVPFGQDNPVQKPNSLVARMDLALETCEAALQGKQLQPLIIERFNY, encoded by the coding sequence ATGAATTGGTCCGGGCTTACAGTAGGGTATGCATTGTCAGGGTCACACTGCACGTTTGCCGAGGTTATGCCGCAAATCCAGCGGTTTGTAGACGCAGGCGCGAATGTTGTACCTATAGTATCGCAGACTATAATGACGACGGATACGAGATTTGGAACGTCGGAGCAGTGGCAGACACAGCTCAAAGCGATTACTGGCAATGAAATTATTTCGACGATCGTGCAAGCCGAGCCGCTTGGTCCATCGAAGCTTATTGATGTGCTGCTTATTGCTCCATGCACAGGCAACACAACAAGCAGGCTGGCTAATGCGCAGACTGACAGTGCGGTGCTTATGGCATCTAAATCACAGATGCGCAATGGAAGGCCAATCGTCATTGCAATTTCTACGAACGATGGCCTTGGCCTTAATTTGGCGAATATTGCGAAGCTGATCGTAACGAAAAATATTTATTTTGTACCGTTTGGCCAAGATAATCCGGTTCAGAAGCCTAATTCGCTAGTAGCGAGAATGGATTTGGCACTGGAAACATGCGAGGCGGCGCTGCAAGGCAAACAGTTACAACCGCTCATTATTGAGCGTTTTAATTATTAA
- a CDS encoding aspartate-semialdehyde dehydrogenase: MSNQKLFNVAVVGATGAVGEQILNLLDKRNFPIKELKLLSSARSAGTKITFKGQEVTVEEAKPESFKGIDIALFSAGGDVTKALAPHAVEYGTVCIDNTNAYRMDPNTPLVVPEVNIDKVSEHKGIIANPNCSTIQMVAALKPLQDKYGINRIIVSTYQAVSGAGAKAIEEMLRQTRASLDGEAVNPAILPVGSLPVKHQIAFNAIPQIDKFQENGYTLEEMKMVNETKKILDDQSIEVTATCVRIPVVYGHSESVFVELKNNYDLEDVKQLLSDAPGVVLVDDPANQLYPLATEAAGKPEVFVGRLRRDLGHENGLNLWIVSDNLLKGAAWNAVQIAEHIAQA; the protein is encoded by the coding sequence ATGTCAAATCAAAAATTGTTTAACGTTGCAGTAGTTGGCGCAACAGGCGCAGTAGGGGAACAAATACTAAACTTGCTCGATAAGAGAAACTTCCCTATTAAGGAACTGAAGCTTCTGTCTTCAGCGAGGTCTGCTGGTACGAAAATCACATTCAAAGGCCAGGAAGTGACGGTGGAGGAAGCGAAGCCGGAGAGCTTTAAGGGCATTGATATAGCATTATTCAGCGCTGGTGGAGACGTTACGAAGGCGCTCGCGCCGCATGCTGTTGAATATGGAACGGTATGTATTGACAATACGAATGCGTACCGTATGGATCCCAATACGCCGCTTGTTGTGCCAGAAGTGAATATTGACAAGGTAAGCGAGCATAAAGGTATTATTGCCAATCCGAACTGCTCGACGATTCAGATGGTAGCTGCACTTAAGCCTCTTCAAGATAAATATGGCATTAACCGTATTATCGTATCGACTTATCAGGCGGTATCTGGAGCGGGTGCAAAGGCGATTGAGGAAATGCTGCGCCAGACGCGCGCATCCCTTGACGGCGAAGCGGTTAACCCGGCTATTTTGCCGGTAGGCTCGCTGCCTGTGAAGCATCAAATCGCTTTTAATGCGATTCCGCAAATCGACAAGTTTCAAGAAAATGGCTATACGCTTGAAGAGATGAAGATGGTCAATGAAACGAAGAAAATTTTGGATGACCAATCGATTGAGGTTACTGCTACCTGCGTACGTATTCCAGTCGTTTACGGGCATTCGGAATCGGTTTTTGTTGAGCTGAAAAATAACTACGATCTGGAAGATGTCAAGCAGCTGTTGTCTGACGCCCCGGGTGTTGTGCTGGTTGATGATCCGGCGAATCAGCTTTACCCGCTTGCAACGGAAGCAGCCGGCAAGCCGGAAGTATTTGTCGGACGTTTGAGACGCGATCTTGGTCATGAAAATGGGCTTAACCTATGGATCGTATCGGATAACCTGCTTAAAGGGGCCGCATGGAATGCGGTTCAAATCGCCGAACACATCGCACAGGCTTAA
- the dapG gene encoding aspartate kinase, with translation MRTLVQKFGGTSVSSDFARNHCLEHIKRERENGFGLVVVVSAMGRLGDPYATDTLLDLVRSNGDSLPLRERDMLLGCGEMISAAVLCSLLCSKGIPATILSGYQAGIITDGHFGQARINDLRPEQLLKNLGENKVVIVTGFQGGTEGGELTTLGRGGSDTSATALGASLRAERVDIYTDVNGILTADPRIVNDAKPLLVVSYAEICNMARQGAKVIHPRAVEIAQQARIPIRVRSTFSLDEGTLVTDSPLHATGMVSDRHVTGIAHVAGITQISVQTVEGKADVQLQVFQTMARHHISVDFINVTPSGVVYTVFDYDAAKAVAVLADCGYAPTAISGCAKVSVIGGGMNGVPGIMARIVEALTLQGISIMQAADSNTTIWVLVKDVDMASALRALHSKFELHL, from the coding sequence ATGCGCACTCTCGTTCAGAAATTTGGAGGAACCTCAGTATCATCCGATTTTGCCAGAAATCATTGTTTGGAGCATATTAAGCGTGAACGCGAAAATGGTTTTGGGCTCGTCGTTGTCGTTTCGGCTATGGGTCGCTTAGGCGACCCATATGCTACGGATACGCTACTTGATTTAGTACGAAGCAATGGAGATTCGCTTCCGCTGCGTGAGCGGGATATGCTGCTGGGCTGTGGTGAGATGATTTCTGCCGCGGTCTTATGCAGCTTGCTTTGTTCCAAGGGGATTCCGGCTACCATTTTAAGCGGCTATCAGGCAGGCATTATAACGGACGGGCATTTCGGTCAAGCGAGAATTAACGATTTGCGTCCGGAGCAGCTTCTAAAGAATCTTGGTGAAAATAAGGTCGTTATTGTTACCGGTTTTCAAGGCGGCACCGAAGGTGGAGAGCTGACTACGCTCGGCCGCGGCGGGAGCGATACGTCGGCGACTGCACTTGGCGCTTCGCTGCGTGCAGAGCGGGTAGATATTTATACCGATGTCAATGGTATTCTGACAGCTGATCCGCGAATTGTGAATGATGCAAAACCGCTTCTTGTCGTCAGCTATGCAGAAATTTGCAATATGGCTCGTCAAGGGGCTAAGGTCATTCACCCCCGTGCTGTTGAAATTGCCCAGCAAGCGAGAATACCGATTCGTGTACGCTCAACTTTTTCGCTCGATGAAGGAACGTTAGTAACGGACAGTCCGCTCCATGCTACCGGAATGGTAAGTGACCGTCATGTGACAGGCATTGCGCATGTAGCGGGCATTACTCAAATTTCGGTGCAGACGGTGGAAGGCAAGGCGGATGTCCAGTTGCAAGTTTTTCAAACGATGGCCCGTCATCACATTAGCGTAGATTTTATAAATGTAACGCCGAGCGGAGTCGTTTACACGGTATTTGACTACGATGCAGCGAAGGCTGTAGCCGTGCTGGCGGACTGTGGCTATGCGCCGACAGCGATTAGCGGTTGTGCAAAGGTGTCAGTCATTGGTGGCGGCATGAACGGTGTTCCGGGAATTATGGCACGTATTGTAGAGGCGCTTACGCTGCAAGGAATTTCCATTATGCAAGCCGCGGACTCCAATACGACCATTTGGGTATTGGTCAAGGATGTGGACATGGCATCTGCGCTGCGCGCACTTCATTCCAAGTTCGAGCTTCATTTGTAG
- a CDS encoding ribonuclease J: MSKKNVQDKLLIFALGGIGEIGKNMYVIQYDNDIVIVDAGLKFPEEDMLGIDIVIPDISYLKENREKVRGIVITHGHEDHIGGLSYMLRSLNVPVYATKLTLGLIEGKLKEAGLLGETKRILINAESEIELGSINVSFFKTNHSIPDSVGVCLETPEGVVVHTGDFKFDHTPVNGQYADIKRMAEIGQKGVLALLSDSTNAERPGYTPSEKNVGEELKDIFRKSPQRVVVATFASNVHRIQQVINAAIATDRYIAVVGRSMVNVVGIAGDLGYLNIPDGMIVEPEAVNKLAADRVVILCTGSQGEPMSALTRMARSTHRKVDILPGDTVIIAATPIPGNERYVGRTVDELFRLGANVIYGPGSVSGVHVSGHGSQEELKLMLNLIKPKYFIPIHGEFRMLRQHALLAEAVGIEKSNIFVMENGDTVEVQGGKARRGSKVPAGNVLIDGLGVGDVGNIVLRDRKLLSQDGILVVVVTLRKQEGTIVSGPDIISRGFVYVRESEGLLDEANKIVSATLLKLMNDKVNEWASLKTNVKDALGRFLYEKTRRRPMILPIIMEV, encoded by the coding sequence TTGTCCAAAAAAAATGTGCAGGATAAACTGTTGATTTTTGCATTAGGCGGAATTGGAGAAATTGGAAAAAATATGTATGTCATTCAATATGACAATGATATTGTGATTGTAGATGCGGGGCTTAAATTTCCGGAGGAGGATATGCTCGGTATAGATATTGTTATTCCGGACATTTCGTATTTGAAGGAAAATCGCGAGAAGGTACGCGGCATTGTCATTACGCATGGACATGAGGATCATATCGGCGGGCTTTCCTACATGCTGCGCAGTCTTAACGTTCCGGTATATGCCACGAAGCTGACGCTGGGACTCATTGAAGGCAAGCTGAAGGAAGCAGGACTACTGGGCGAAACCAAGCGAATACTCATTAATGCGGAATCGGAGATAGAGCTGGGCAGCATCAATGTGTCTTTTTTCAAGACGAACCACAGCATTCCTGATTCCGTAGGCGTATGCTTGGAGACGCCTGAGGGTGTTGTCGTACACACGGGTGACTTCAAATTTGACCATACGCCAGTCAATGGGCAATATGCTGACATTAAGCGCATGGCGGAAATTGGGCAGAAGGGCGTGCTTGCGCTGCTGTCCGACAGTACCAACGCGGAACGTCCAGGCTATACGCCTTCGGAGAAAAATGTAGGAGAAGAGCTCAAAGATATATTCCGCAAATCGCCGCAGCGGGTCGTAGTTGCAACGTTTGCCTCCAACGTTCACCGCATTCAGCAGGTGATAAACGCCGCTATCGCTACGGATCGCTATATTGCTGTCGTTGGACGCAGTATGGTCAATGTGGTGGGCATCGCTGGAGATTTAGGCTATTTGAACATTCCAGACGGCATGATTGTAGAACCGGAAGCTGTGAATAAGCTGGCCGCTGATCGCGTCGTTATTTTATGTACGGGCAGCCAAGGCGAGCCCATGTCAGCTTTGACACGCATGGCGCGTTCGACTCATCGTAAAGTCGATATTTTGCCGGGGGATACGGTCATTATTGCAGCGACGCCAATTCCGGGCAACGAGCGGTATGTAGGGCGGACAGTGGACGAGTTGTTCCGTCTTGGAGCGAACGTCATTTATGGACCGGGCTCGGTATCCGGTGTCCACGTTTCTGGTCACGGCAGCCAGGAAGAGCTGAAGCTGATGCTTAATCTGATTAAGCCCAAATATTTTATCCCCATACATGGTGAATTCCGGATGCTGCGGCAGCATGCCTTGCTGGCCGAGGCAGTTGGCATTGAGAAATCGAATATTTTCGTTATGGAAAATGGCGATACGGTAGAGGTGCAGGGCGGCAAGGCACGCAGAGGCTCGAAGGTTCCGGCAGGCAATGTGCTGATTGATGGTCTTGGCGTTGGCGACGTCGGCAATATTGTGCTTAGAGATCGCAAGCTGCTGTCGCAGGACGGCATTCTCGTCGTCGTGGTGACGCTGCGGAAGCAGGAGGGCACGATTGTGTCTGGACCTGATATTATTTCGCGCGGCTTCGTTTATGTACGTGAATCGGAAGGTTTGCTCGACGAGGCGAACAAAATTGTATCGGCGACGCTGTTGAAGCTGATGAACGATAAAGTGAACGAGTGGGCTTCGCTGAAGACCAATGTGAAGGATGCGCTCGGTCGTTTCCTCTATGAGAAGACGCGCCGCCGGCCGATGATTTTGCCAATCATTATGGAAGTATAG
- the dut gene encoding dUTP diphosphatase — MYRVLFKRVEGNEDIKLPCKMSEWAAGFDLQAAVSEPVELAPGERKLIPTGFAMAMPAELEAQIRPRSGLAYKHGITCLNSPGTIDADYRGEVKVLLVNLGQEPFTIARGERIAQMVFQKVPVVTIEEAAELPDTVRGSGGFGHTGV; from the coding sequence TTGTATCGCGTACTGTTTAAAAGAGTAGAGGGCAACGAAGACATCAAGCTTCCTTGCAAAATGTCCGAATGGGCTGCAGGCTTCGACCTGCAGGCCGCTGTATCAGAGCCTGTTGAGCTTGCACCAGGTGAGCGCAAGCTCATTCCTACTGGCTTTGCGATGGCAATGCCAGCTGAGCTGGAGGCGCAAATTCGTCCACGCAGCGGACTGGCCTACAAGCATGGCATTACATGCTTGAACTCCCCAGGAACGATCGACGCTGATTACCGCGGAGAAGTGAAGGTACTGCTCGTTAATTTGGGGCAGGAGCCGTTCACGATTGCACGCGGCGAGCGCATCGCCCAAATGGTGTTCCAGAAAGTGCCGGTTGTTACTATTGAAGAGGCAGCCGAATTGCCGGATACGGTGCGTGGCAGCGGCGGGTTCGGACATACTGGCGTTTAA
- the dpsA gene encoding dipicolinate synthase subunit DpsA, translated as MLTGVQVLLIGGDARQLEVIRKLTELDATVVISGFDGLQSTPEGAVQAEYDERLFDGVDALVLPAVGTDDQGVISAVFSDSEIRLEERYMARLPKHCKVYAGMAKPYLSDLCKQHQLELVELFERDDVAIYNSIPTAEGAVMMAIQHTDITIHGSTCMVLGFGRTGFTLARTLKGLGANVLVGVRRGEHFARALEMGFEPFYTSNLRQYTGNIDLLFNTIPTMIVTAQIIANLPSRSVIIDLASRPGGTDFRFAEKRAIKAMLAPGLPGIVAPRTAGRIIADCLTQLIMDDLINRGNGE; from the coding sequence ATGCTAACAGGCGTTCAGGTGCTGCTGATCGGCGGCGACGCCAGGCAGCTCGAGGTGATTCGCAAACTGACGGAGCTGGATGCGACCGTGGTCATATCGGGCTTTGACGGCCTGCAGTCAACACCCGAGGGAGCCGTTCAAGCTGAATATGATGAACGGTTGTTTGATGGGGTAGACGCCTTAGTGCTGCCTGCTGTTGGAACCGATGACCAAGGCGTCATTAGTGCTGTATTCAGCGATAGCGAGATCAGGCTGGAAGAGCGCTATATGGCTCGCTTGCCTAAGCACTGCAAAGTATACGCGGGTATGGCAAAACCATATTTGAGCGACCTCTGCAAGCAGCATCAGCTGGAATTGGTAGAGTTGTTTGAGCGCGACGATGTTGCGATTTACAACTCTATTCCGACAGCTGAAGGTGCGGTGATGATGGCGATTCAACATACCGATATTACGATTCATGGCTCCACCTGCATGGTGCTCGGATTCGGGAGAACAGGGTTTACATTGGCGCGGACGTTAAAGGGCTTAGGAGCGAATGTACTTGTCGGGGTACGCCGGGGTGAGCACTTTGCAAGAGCGCTCGAAATGGGCTTCGAGCCTTTCTACACCAGCAATTTGCGGCAATATACGGGCAATATTGACTTGCTTTTTAACACAATTCCGACTATGATAGTCACAGCGCAAATTATAGCAAATCTTCCTTCGCGAAGCGTCATTATTGATCTGGCTTCGAGGCCTGGCGGAACTGATTTCCGCTTTGCTGAGAAACGGGCCATTAAAGCGATGCTCGCGCCCGGACTCCCCGGTATCGTCGCACCCAGAACTGCTGGACGAATCATAGCCGATTGTTTAACACAATTGATTATGGACGACTTGATAAATCGGGGGAATGGGGAATGA
- a CDS encoding polysaccharide deacetylase family protein — protein MKVLRKIGAAIGCMLIMVVFIRVNAGGTADYISAIKRESGMMTQTDESILDENKAKLRAAVTAEAESRSIKPVDARIDRVWKAIPGYNGLEVDVESTVEKTIASGSLSPILYVYKETAPRIKLTDLGPHPVYKGNPHKKMASLMINVAWGNEYITPILQTLNKEEVKATFFLDGSWLKKYPEIAKQIQAEGHEMSNHAYTHPKMSELSRNAAYLQISRTEELLKSTLGVTNKWFAPPSGDFNQMTVQVAAEQRLRTVLWTIDTVDWTKPNADWIIRRISSRLEPGALILMHPTASSRDALTGMIREIKRQGYALGTVSETLSEARIPAGVEPQP, from the coding sequence ATGAAGGTGCTGAGAAAAATAGGAGCAGCCATAGGCTGCATGCTGATTATGGTCGTGTTTATTCGCGTGAACGCGGGAGGGACTGCCGATTATATCAGCGCAATCAAACGGGAAAGCGGCATGATGACGCAGACGGATGAGTCGATTCTGGATGAAAATAAAGCGAAGCTGCGTGCTGCTGTTACAGCGGAAGCTGAGAGCCGCTCCATTAAGCCAGTCGATGCTCGTATTGACCGCGTATGGAAGGCGATTCCCGGTTATAATGGGCTGGAGGTAGACGTCGAGAGCACGGTGGAGAAGACGATAGCGTCGGGTTCACTCTCGCCGATTTTATATGTGTACAAGGAGACGGCCCCGCGCATTAAGCTGACAGATTTAGGTCCGCATCCGGTATACAAAGGCAATCCGCACAAAAAAATGGCTTCGCTAATGATCAATGTTGCGTGGGGCAATGAATACATAACGCCGATCCTTCAAACCTTGAACAAGGAAGAGGTAAAGGCAACTTTTTTTCTCGATGGCTCGTGGCTGAAGAAATATCCGGAAATTGCCAAGCAGATTCAGGCGGAAGGGCATGAAATGTCCAATCATGCGTATACGCATCCGAAGATGAGCGAGCTCAGCCGCAATGCTGCCTATTTGCAAATTTCCCGCACGGAGGAACTGCTCAAATCGACGCTTGGCGTGACGAATAAGTGGTTTGCCCCGCCTTCGGGCGATTTTAACCAAATGACGGTGCAGGTGGCGGCGGAGCAGAGGCTTCGCACGGTGTTATGGACGATAGATACGGTCGATTGGACGAAGCCGAATGCGGACTGGATCATTCGGCGCATTTCATCGCGGCTGGAGCCAGGCGCACTTATTCTGATGCATCCAACAGCGTCCTCGCGCGATGCTTTAACCGGAATGATTCGTGAAATCAAACGCCAGGGCTATGCGCTTGGCACCGTCAGCGAGACGCTGTCGGAGGCGCGGATTCCCGCTGGTGTTGAGCCGCAACCATAA
- a CDS encoding nitrate/nitrite transporter: MVDKKAFWKSGHKPSLFSSFLYFDISFMIWILMGPLIVVIASDFPMDAAQKAKLVALPILGGSILRLVLGFMTDHIGPKKTGQIGMLVTMIPLIWGWKFVDSLTELHFVALLLGVAGASFAAALPLASRWYPPQYQGLAMGIAGAGNSGTVLTTLFANRLAQHFGGWEAVFGLALIPIAIVFVIFTIFAKESPNQPAPKKLSEYGQVLKQKDAWLFCLLYGVTFGGFVGMSNYLTIFFNTQYGLSAIQAADFTTICVIAGSFFRPVGGWLSDKLGGIRVLMTLYVGAGVMLASVSLLPSLYVVCTLLFLGMMCLGAGNGAVFQLVPQRFGKEIGIMTGIVGAAGGVGGYFLPLILGSLYQSTGSYTPGFLILSSIALLSMLMLAFIQREWKRTWIGSGGKAKIEGGQAVGS; encoded by the coding sequence ATGGTAGATAAAAAAGCGTTTTGGAAAAGTGGACATAAACCATCCTTGTTCAGTTCTTTCTTGTATTTCGATATCAGCTTTATGATTTGGATTTTGATGGGACCGCTCATTGTTGTTATTGCCAGCGATTTCCCGATGGATGCCGCTCAGAAGGCTAAGCTCGTCGCTTTACCTATTTTGGGAGGCTCGATATTGCGGCTTGTGCTAGGTTTTATGACAGACCATATTGGACCTAAGAAAACCGGCCAAATCGGCATGCTCGTTACAATGATTCCGCTCATTTGGGGCTGGAAATTTGTTGATTCCTTAACAGAGCTGCATTTCGTCGCTCTATTGCTCGGCGTGGCTGGAGCTTCCTTCGCAGCAGCACTGCCGCTTGCAAGCAGATGGTATCCGCCGCAATATCAAGGGCTTGCCATGGGGATCGCTGGAGCAGGAAACAGCGGTACCGTACTGACGACGCTTTTTGCTAATCGGCTGGCACAGCATTTTGGTGGCTGGGAAGCGGTTTTCGGACTTGCGCTTATTCCCATTGCAATTGTATTTGTCATCTTTACGATCTTTGCCAAGGAAAGCCCCAATCAGCCCGCTCCGAAAAAGCTGTCCGAATACGGACAAGTGCTGAAGCAAAAGGATGCATGGCTGTTCTGTCTTTTATACGGTGTTACATTCGGCGGCTTCGTCGGCATGTCCAACTATTTGACAATTTTCTTCAACACGCAATATGGACTTTCCGCGATTCAGGCGGCAGATTTTACGACCATTTGCGTGATCGCCGGAAGCTTTTTCCGTCCTGTAGGCGGCTGGCTCTCCGATAAGCTTGGGGGTATTCGCGTCCTGATGACGTTGTATGTCGGAGCTGGTGTTATGTTAGCTTCCGTCTCCCTGCTGCCTTCACTCTACGTGGTCTGCACCTTGCTGTTCCTTGGCATGATGTGTCTCGGCGCGGGCAATGGCGCTGTATTCCAGCTAGTGCCACAGCGTTTCGGCAAGGAGATCGGCATTATGACCGGGATTGTCGGCGCAGCGGGCGGTGTTGGCGGATACTTCCTGCCGCTTATTCTCGGCAGCCTTTATCAATCGACTGGCTCCTATACACCGGGCTTCCTCATTCTAAGCAGCATTGCCCTGCTCAGCATGCTCATGCTGGCGTTCATTCAAAGAGAATGGAAGCGCACTTGGATTGGCAGCGGCGGCAAAGCCAAAATAGAAGGCGGCCAGGCAGTCGGCAGCTAA
- the dapA gene encoding 4-hydroxy-tetrahydrodipicolinate synthase: protein MEYGRLITAMVTPFDAAGEIDWDATGLLIDYLIEEQLSDSLVVSGTTGESPTLTDEEKEALFRFSVERAAGRAKIIAGTGSNNTAHSIHLTKVAEASGVDGVLLVAPYYNKPSQEGLYQHFKAIAESTKLPVVLYNVPGRTVVNISVETTLRLAAISNIVATKDCASSEQIIQLVAGAPEGFKVYSGDDAATLPTLAVGGYGIISVASHVIGKKMKQLIEAYVSGDVALAAKLNAECFPVFKGLFDCPNPVPNPVALKHVLGLRGVPVGGVRLPLVGVSESEAAFLQNLVDSSTAF from the coding sequence ATGGAATATGGAAGGTTAATTACAGCGATGGTCACCCCATTCGATGCTGCTGGCGAAATTGATTGGGATGCGACTGGACTATTAATCGATTACTTAATTGAAGAACAGCTTAGCGATAGTCTTGTTGTATCTGGAACAACGGGCGAGTCTCCTACACTTACGGATGAAGAAAAAGAAGCACTATTTCGTTTTTCCGTAGAGCGTGCTGCTGGACGGGCTAAAATTATTGCAGGCACAGGAAGCAATAATACGGCGCATTCTATCCATTTGACGAAGGTAGCTGAGGCAAGTGGAGTTGACGGTGTGCTGCTAGTAGCGCCTTATTACAACAAGCCGAGCCAAGAAGGCCTTTATCAGCATTTTAAAGCGATTGCAGAGTCGACGAAGCTTCCGGTTGTTTTGTACAATGTTCCGGGCCGTACAGTCGTGAATATTTCGGTTGAAACGACGCTGCGTCTAGCGGCAATTAGCAACATCGTAGCTACAAAAGATTGTGCATCATCCGAGCAGATCATTCAGCTTGTAGCAGGCGCTCCAGAGGGCTTTAAAGTATATAGCGGCGACGATGCGGCGACACTTCCGACTTTAGCTGTAGGCGGCTATGGCATTATTAGTGTAGCTAGCCATGTTATCGGCAAAAAAATGAAGCAGCTTATCGAAGCTTATGTGAGTGGAGATGTTGCTTTGGCGGCGAAGCTAAACGCCGAATGCTTCCCGGTATTTAAAGGCTTGTTCGATTGTCCGAATCCGGTACCTAACCCTGTTGCTCTGAAGCATGTACTGGGACTGCGCGGTGTCCCGGTTGGCGGAGTTAGACTTCCTTTGGTAGGCGTTAGCGAATCGGAAGCTGCATTTTTGCAAAACTTGGTTGATTCCTCGACCGCATTTTAA
- a CDS encoding pitrilysin family protein, translating to MKKYTLSNGLRVVVEYIPTFRSVSFGIWVKTGSRNETPENNGISHFIEHMLFKGTDQRSAKDIADLFDGIGGNVNAFTSKEYTCYYAKVLDEHLPLAVDALSDMFFNSKLDETDLAKERNVILEEISMYEDTPDDKVHDEASRAAYGDHPLAYSILGLEERLAEMTPETLRAYMNDYYTIDNTVVSVAGNVEEGKLLELLEQYFGKLDRKGTPQLVEAPDFRGDYIFYKKKTEQNHLCLSFQGCSISDEKLYAMVLLNNALGGGMSSRLFQEIREKRGLAYSVYSYHSSYADSGLFTLYAGTAPKQTKEVLDLTMEQLEELASKGLEEVELHRGKEQLKGSLILSLESTSSRMTRLGKNELMLGRHYTLDELLQRIDSVTMDDVRSVTERLLAAPFAVAMVGSSEKAASKLGRDRFVSRTV from the coding sequence GTGAAAAAATATACGCTTAGCAACGGTTTAAGAGTCGTAGTCGAATATATTCCCACCTTCCGCTCGGTTTCATTTGGCATTTGGGTAAAAACAGGCTCCCGCAATGAAACGCCTGAAAATAACGGGATCTCCCATTTTATCGAGCATATGCTTTTCAAGGGGACAGATCAGCGCAGTGCCAAAGACATTGCCGACCTGTTCGATGGTATCGGGGGCAATGTAAATGCGTTTACCTCCAAAGAGTATACCTGCTATTATGCCAAGGTGCTGGATGAGCATTTGCCGCTCGCTGTAGATGCGCTTTCGGACATGTTTTTCAATTCCAAGCTGGACGAGACTGATTTGGCGAAAGAGCGGAATGTTATTTTAGAAGAAATTTCGATGTATGAGGACACGCCAGATGACAAGGTGCATGATGAAGCATCGCGTGCCGCATATGGCGATCACCCCCTCGCTTATTCGATTCTGGGCCTAGAGGAGCGTCTTGCCGAAATGACGCCTGAAACACTGCGCGCTTATATGAACGATTATTATACGATTGACAACACCGTTGTCAGTGTCGCAGGTAATGTGGAAGAGGGCAAGCTGCTGGAGCTGCTGGAGCAGTATTTTGGCAAGCTTGATCGCAAAGGTACGCCTCAACTGGTGGAAGCGCCGGATTTCCGTGGAGATTATATTTTCTATAAGAAGAAAACCGAGCAAAACCATCTTTGCCTGTCCTTTCAAGGCTGTTCGATTTCCGATGAGAAGCTGTATGCGATGGTGCTGCTCAACAATGCGCTTGGCGGAGGCATGAGTTCGCGCCTGTTCCAAGAAATTCGTGAAAAGCGCGGCCTTGCCTATTCGGTTTATTCTTACCACTCCTCTTATGCGGACAGCGGCTTGTTCACCCTATATGCGGGTACAGCGCCGAAGCAAACGAAAGAAGTGCTCGATTTGACGATGGAGCAGCTCGAGGAGCTTGCTTCCAAGGGACTTGAGGAAGTTGAGCTTCATCGTGGCAAAGAGCAGCTTAAGGGCAGCCTGATTCTTAGTCTGGAGAGCACAAGCAGCCGAATGACCCGTCTTGGGAAAAATGAGCTGATGCTGGGCCGGCATTACACGCTCGATGAGCTGCTTCAGCGCATTGATTCCGTTACGATGGACGATGTGAGAAGCGTAACGGAGCGTTTACTTGCGGCACCTTTTGCGGTGGCAATGGTAGGTTCAAGCGAAAAGGCTGCATCTAAACTTGGGAGGGATCGTTTTGTATCGCGTACTGTTTAA